The proteins below are encoded in one region of Paenacidovorax monticola:
- a CDS encoding DMP19 family protein — MTPALLPSIDWPALLRSAPHFSHAIVDALHASGPDGFAPLVRAVYYFDLFDAQVSNGGVDQYFANVAAHLDDAGAVPGIIAANPVYAPLLPLIEEAHAIWNAVADAYCEEDDEDEEDEDEDEDDLLAPHAERMEAIATAFFAQHHAIRQRLEEDIVRDPHRYFALAPVPGLRGSGVEHVALADGAHRLRFVEGFPIGPNVFENGDGGCKNGCDVVWFSPDRTLLQCETAGFGGERSRHWIHYPSQASSSWTTGEDFMSGAPQSVRNDRLALGLGHHGLHEYFSAEGRRESATLHWHGEELCSEHFYPDGAALLRCKRQGHGEHRLRYWPNGALNTESIEERDGRERYLRCLDPEGRDLAPNGTGRLHEMLSLDSAMRQWREGELVGGFLSGPLRRMASHPDGSQPRETERSFYKNGRAQ; from the coding sequence ATGACCCCGGCTCTGCTTCCCTCCATCGACTGGCCCGCGCTGCTGCGCTCGGCCCCACACTTCAGCCACGCCATCGTCGATGCGCTGCACGCATCCGGGCCGGACGGCTTCGCGCCGCTGGTGCGCGCGGTCTATTACTTCGACCTGTTCGACGCGCAGGTCTCCAACGGCGGCGTGGACCAATACTTCGCCAACGTGGCCGCGCACCTGGACGATGCGGGCGCGGTGCCCGGCATCATCGCGGCCAACCCCGTCTATGCGCCCCTGCTGCCGCTGATCGAGGAAGCGCACGCGATCTGGAACGCGGTGGCGGATGCGTACTGCGAAGAAGACGACGAGGATGAAGAAGACGAGGATGAGGACGAGGACGACCTGCTGGCCCCGCACGCGGAACGCATGGAGGCCATCGCCACCGCGTTCTTCGCCCAGCACCACGCCATCCGCCAGCGGCTGGAGGAAGACATCGTGCGCGACCCGCACCGCTACTTCGCCCTGGCGCCCGTGCCCGGCCTGCGCGGCAGCGGCGTCGAGCATGTGGCGCTCGCGGACGGCGCCCACCGCCTGCGCTTCGTGGAGGGCTTTCCCATCGGCCCCAACGTGTTCGAGAACGGGGACGGCGGCTGCAAGAACGGTTGTGATGTGGTCTGGTTCTCGCCCGACCGCACGCTGCTGCAGTGCGAGACGGCCGGCTTTGGCGGCGAGCGCAGCCGCCACTGGATCCACTACCCCAGCCAGGCCAGCAGCAGCTGGACGACCGGCGAAGACTTCATGAGCGGCGCCCCCCAGTCCGTGCGCAACGACCGGCTCGCGCTGGGGCTGGGCCACCATGGCCTGCACGAGTATTTCAGCGCCGAAGGCCGGCGCGAAAGCGCCACGCTGCACTGGCATGGCGAGGAACTGTGCAGCGAGCACTTCTACCCCGACGGCGCGGCGCTGCTGCGCTGCAAGCGCCAGGGGCACGGCGAGCACCGGCTGCGCTACTGGCCCAACGGCGCGCTCAACACCGAGAGCATCGAAGAGCGCGACGGCCGCGAGCGCTACCTGCGCTGCCTCGACCCCGAAGGGCGGGACCTGGCGCCCAACGGCACCGGCCGCCTGCACGAGATGCTGAGCCTCGACAGCGCCATGCGCCAGTGGCGCGAAGGCGAGCTCGTGGGGGGCTTTCTTTCGGGCCCCCTGCGGCGCATGGCCAGCCACCCCGACGGCAGCCAGCCCCGCGAAACCGAGCGCTCGTTCTACAAGAACGGGCGCGCGCAGTAG
- a CDS encoding SMI1/KNR4 family protein → MTPALPHAALQFIEAALVAGDMALPFHYPRAEQWEGWQSCFRYNGRTGESLVAATPGAWQPGWYVIALNGFDDPFFIDLGEEAQGFPVYYAPLGAGRWDAQQAAPSLQRFGEMLAVLCGIGDDDAAALRWIEAEVGLATALWREVFETRQQRSTEPPDPPAPPPDPAAWQHGTLVITAIGPQKLKVVQFLKQALELSPQEALAMAAQGDIVVADGYLAHLRSTQARLQALGATVEFRLDENGP, encoded by the coding sequence ATGACACCCGCCCTGCCCCACGCCGCACTCCAGTTCATCGAGGCCGCCCTCGTCGCCGGCGACATGGCCCTGCCCTTCCACTACCCCCGGGCCGAGCAGTGGGAGGGCTGGCAAAGCTGCTTTCGCTACAACGGTCGCACGGGTGAGAGCCTGGTCGCCGCCACGCCGGGCGCATGGCAGCCAGGCTGGTACGTGATCGCGCTCAACGGCTTCGACGATCCGTTCTTCATCGACCTCGGCGAAGAGGCGCAGGGCTTTCCCGTCTACTACGCACCGCTCGGCGCGGGGCGCTGGGACGCGCAGCAGGCCGCGCCCAGCCTGCAGCGCTTTGGCGAGATGCTGGCCGTGCTGTGCGGCATAGGCGACGACGATGCGGCGGCGCTGCGCTGGATCGAGGCGGAAGTCGGCCTCGCCACCGCACTCTGGCGCGAGGTGTTCGAGACGCGCCAGCAGCGGTCCACGGAGCCCCCCGACCCGCCAGCTCCGCCCCCCGACCCCGCTGCCTGGCAACACGGCACCCTCGTCATCACTGCCATCGGGCCGCAGAAGTTGAAAGTGGTGCAGTTCCTCAAGCAGGCGCTGGAACTATCGCCGCAAGAGGCGCTGGCTATGGCTGCGCAGGGCGACATTGTGGTGGCCGATGGCTATCTGGCACACCTGCGCAGCACCCAGGCCCGGCTGCAGGCGCTGGGTGCCACGGTGGAGTTTCGCCTTGATGAAAATGGGCCCTAG
- a CDS encoding DUF4303 domain-containing protein, protein MDWPALTNDIASAARQSFSDLLAQHGGETFYAFALYTDEDCYTVVPAANSLEPYRAKMAGLRNADPQELAYYRWASAEWAYEDYASAPFHPICIRLGEACAAVSGDEAAFAAFKAHVHQAMTEALKLLDAEGFFGRHRQGAVLFITSSDFGESRAMEDCSARLLNPPDICETFLSRQDME, encoded by the coding sequence ATGGACTGGCCTGCCCTGACAAACGACATTGCATCCGCCGCCCGGCAATCGTTTTCCGACCTCCTCGCCCAGCACGGCGGCGAGACGTTCTATGCCTTCGCCCTTTATACCGACGAGGATTGCTACACCGTCGTTCCCGCAGCCAATTCGCTGGAGCCATACCGGGCGAAGATGGCCGGCCTGCGCAACGCCGACCCGCAGGAGCTGGCCTACTATCGGTGGGCCAGCGCGGAATGGGCATACGAAGACTACGCTTCGGCCCCGTTCCATCCGATCTGCATCCGGCTCGGCGAGGCCTGCGCAGCGGTATCCGGCGACGAAGCGGCATTTGCCGCCTTCAAGGCCCACGTCCACCAGGCAATGACCGAAGCCCTGAAGCTGCTCGACGCCGAGGGCTTCTTCGGCAGGCATCGGCAGGGGGCGGTGCTGTTCATTACATCGAGCGACTTTGGCGAATCCAGGGCGATGGAAGACTGCTCGGCCAGGCTTCTGAACCCACCGGATATCTGCGAGACCTTCCTCTCACGACAGGACATGGAATGA
- a CDS encoding ankyrin repeat domain-containing protein, with amino-acid sequence MRLRALLCSLVLALQSLAAGCGHARVSSPQTYFTGDQLALAQAIRQGTLADIDPLARRLGREGLNRPGAQDMTLLFFALQSAMGEKPRQLQILAALVRAGADPTQDVPHFGSVLGVALRAQSPLYVQALLDAGVSPDTQLGSSPILFDAAREHTAATLALLLDRGASIDKKNTLGNTALMQALQSMQLDQVMFLLDRGASPHFVNINGVSFAGQLQFQIGRQQNGSPAQRRMLQIRDRIVGMGVAWPPPSRNEERRRMRERGQEPDKLLPVR; translated from the coding sequence ATGCGCCTGCGCGCCCTGCTCTGTTCCCTTGTGCTGGCCCTGCAGTCCCTGGCCGCGGGCTGCGGCCACGCCAGGGTGTCGTCGCCGCAAACCTATTTCACCGGCGACCAGTTGGCGCTGGCGCAGGCCATCCGCCAGGGCACCCTCGCCGACATCGACCCGCTGGCGCGCCGCCTGGGCCGCGAGGGGCTGAATCGCCCCGGCGCGCAGGACATGACGCTGCTGTTCTTCGCCCTGCAAAGCGCCATGGGCGAAAAGCCCCGGCAGCTCCAGATCCTCGCCGCGCTGGTGCGCGCGGGCGCCGACCCCACGCAGGACGTGCCCCACTTCGGCAGCGTGCTCGGCGTGGCCCTGCGCGCCCAAAGCCCGTTGTACGTGCAGGCCCTGCTCGACGCCGGCGTGAGCCCCGACACCCAGCTCGGCAGCTCGCCCATCCTGTTCGATGCCGCCCGCGAGCACACCGCCGCCACGCTCGCGCTGCTGCTGGACCGCGGCGCCAGCATCGACAAGAAGAACACCCTGGGCAACACCGCGCTGATGCAAGCGCTGCAAAGCATGCAGCTCGACCAGGTGATGTTCCTGCTCGACCGGGGCGCCAGCCCGCACTTCGTCAACATCAACGGCGTCTCGTTCGCGGGGCAGCTGCAGTTCCAGATCGGGCGCCAGCAAAACGGCTCGCCCGCGCAGCGCCGCATGCTGCAGATCAGGGACCGCATCGTCGGCATGGGCGTGGCCTGGCCCCCGCCCTCGCGCAATGAGGAACGCCGGCGCATGCGCGAACGCGGGCAGGAGCCCGACAAGCTGCTGCCGGTGCGATGA
- a CDS encoding UvrD-helicase domain-containing protein, giving the protein MVRSARLVPQGLLERLNVQAAYEHNGRPVSREAFYAIACDPQRSVAVEACAGAGKTWMLVSRMLRALLDGCAPHEILAITFTKKAAGEMRQRLQEWLEQFAREPPGQLEKELIARGIGPERARELREPLRNLYSQLLASGRPVQIRTFHSWFAALLGTAPLAVLQDRGLPAHYELLEDDAEAVREVWRPFLQAVAQDPSLRADYEAAVARHGRSQTHKALEVALAKRVEFDLADAAGIVDASVPGFGTQFPVLAGLATPAEALAGDAVRERWLARARLLGAEANKTPQKAADAVVDAFACEDLDERLERLRRAFFVAKEDRLGKNLEKFAAAQEAEPELQLLCAAREQHEAWQHQQRMARLARRLNAEFAQLKRERGWVDMNDVERTALVMLSDPVLSGWVQERLDARVRHLLVDEFQDTNPLQWQALHAWLSGYVGTGGGARAPSVFIVGDPKQSIYRFRRAEPQVFKAAQAFVQGGLGGDMLACDHTRRNAQGVIATVNAVMQAAQAQQQYSGFRDHTTESGHAGVLLRLPPIVAPQQDEDGAQADPLAWRDSLTEPRHEAEETLRMRECAQAARWVAAQIEAGVPAHEIMVLARKRDRLAALQEAMRALHLPCVQPEKADLGDAPEVQDVVALLDALVSPAHDLSLARALRSPLFGAPDALLTQLALLRRQPEHAALSWFDLLQKRELLAQEYHALSAQLLQYKTWVEQWPPHDALHAIYRHGDVLARFAAAAPAPQRASVLANLRALLAAALQQDGGRYLTPYAFVRAIKKGGTRAPGRADARAVRLLTIHGAKGLEAHSVLLLDTDARGQKAETMGVLVDWPGEQALPRRFIFLASESNPPPSSRDTLAFEQAERQREELNTLYVAITRAKQCLALSSVQPASPAPGSWWARLAPLMQDVPGPLAADGPGAQPTADGAVTLLELPVLPPELQCAAPAVPGAGEDTLASRQGQAMHELLEQVGAAGVPLRQAREQGWSAERIAWLARGHDLPLAAAQAAAAMARRILAGEGAWAWDDAAVELALNEAPLQHQGQSLRLDRLVRLRGEGRQGARWWVLDYKSAAEPERQPQLMAQLRRYREAVQAQVPGERVAAAFLSGDGRLVPLLAEGAGPPSMATLAPGAQGALF; this is encoded by the coding sequence ATGGTGCGCAGCGCGCGGCTTGTGCCGCAAGGACTTCTGGAAAGACTGAACGTGCAAGCCGCCTACGAACACAACGGCCGGCCCGTGTCGCGCGAGGCCTTCTACGCCATCGCCTGCGACCCGCAGCGCAGCGTGGCCGTCGAGGCCTGCGCGGGCGCGGGCAAGACCTGGATGCTGGTCTCGCGCATGCTGCGCGCGCTGCTCGACGGCTGCGCGCCGCACGAGATCCTGGCCATCACCTTCACCAAGAAGGCCGCGGGCGAGATGCGCCAGCGCCTGCAGGAGTGGCTGGAGCAGTTCGCGCGCGAGCCGCCCGGGCAACTGGAGAAGGAACTGATCGCGCGCGGCATCGGCCCCGAGCGCGCGCGGGAGCTGCGCGAGCCGCTACGGAATCTGTACAGCCAACTGCTTGCGAGCGGGCGGCCCGTGCAGATCCGCACCTTCCACAGCTGGTTCGCCGCGCTGCTGGGCACGGCGCCGCTGGCCGTGCTGCAGGACCGGGGCCTGCCCGCGCACTACGAGCTGCTGGAGGACGATGCCGAGGCCGTGCGCGAGGTCTGGCGCCCCTTCCTGCAGGCCGTGGCGCAGGATCCATCGCTGCGCGCCGACTACGAGGCCGCCGTGGCGCGCCACGGCCGCTCGCAGACGCACAAGGCGCTCGAAGTGGCGCTGGCCAAGCGCGTCGAATTCGATCTGGCCGATGCGGCGGGCATCGTCGATGCGTCGGTGCCCGGCTTCGGCACGCAGTTCCCCGTGCTCGCGGGCCTGGCCACGCCGGCCGAGGCGCTGGCGGGAGACGCCGTGCGCGAGCGCTGGCTGGCGCGCGCGCGCCTGCTCGGGGCCGAGGCCAACAAGACGCCGCAGAAGGCGGCCGACGCCGTGGTCGATGCGTTCGCCTGCGAAGACCTGGACGAGCGCCTGGAACGCCTGCGCCGCGCTTTCTTCGTGGCCAAGGAAGACCGGCTGGGCAAGAACCTCGAGAAGTTCGCCGCCGCGCAGGAGGCCGAGCCCGAGCTGCAGCTGCTGTGCGCCGCGCGCGAACAGCACGAGGCCTGGCAGCACCAGCAGCGCATGGCGCGGCTCGCGCGGCGCCTGAACGCCGAATTCGCGCAGCTCAAGCGCGAACGCGGCTGGGTGGACATGAACGACGTGGAGCGCACGGCGCTCGTGATGCTGTCCGACCCCGTCCTCTCGGGCTGGGTGCAGGAGCGGCTCGACGCGCGCGTGCGCCACCTGCTCGTGGACGAGTTCCAGGACACCAACCCGCTGCAATGGCAGGCGCTGCACGCCTGGCTGTCGGGCTACGTGGGCACGGGGGGCGGCGCACGCGCGCCCAGCGTGTTCATCGTGGGCGACCCCAAGCAGAGCATCTACCGCTTCCGCCGCGCGGAGCCCCAGGTGTTCAAGGCTGCCCAGGCCTTCGTGCAGGGCGGCCTGGGCGGCGACATGCTGGCCTGCGACCACACGCGGCGCAACGCGCAGGGCGTGATCGCCACGGTGAACGCCGTCATGCAGGCCGCGCAGGCGCAGCAGCAGTACAGCGGCTTTCGCGACCACACGACCGAGTCGGGCCATGCGGGCGTGCTGCTGCGCCTTCCGCCCATCGTGGCGCCGCAGCAGGACGAGGACGGCGCGCAGGCCGATCCGCTGGCCTGGCGCGACAGCCTGACCGAGCCGCGCCACGAGGCCGAGGAGACCCTGCGCATGCGCGAATGCGCGCAGGCCGCGCGCTGGGTGGCCGCGCAGATCGAGGCCGGCGTGCCCGCGCACGAGATCATGGTGCTCGCGCGCAAGCGCGACCGCCTCGCCGCGTTGCAGGAGGCCATGCGCGCATTGCACCTGCCCTGCGTGCAGCCCGAGAAGGCCGACCTGGGCGATGCGCCCGAGGTGCAGGACGTGGTGGCCCTGCTCGACGCGTTGGTGTCGCCCGCGCACGACCTGTCGCTCGCGCGTGCGCTGCGCTCGCCGCTGTTCGGAGCCCCCGACGCACTGCTGACCCAGCTCGCGCTGCTGCGCCGCCAGCCGGAGCACGCGGCGCTGAGCTGGTTCGACCTGCTGCAGAAAAGGGAGCTGCTGGCGCAGGAGTACCATGCGCTGTCGGCCCAGTTGCTCCAATACAAGACCTGGGTGGAGCAATGGCCGCCACACGACGCGCTGCACGCCATCTACCGGCACGGCGACGTGCTCGCGCGCTTCGCGGCCGCGGCGCCCGCACCCCAGCGCGCCAGCGTGCTGGCCAACCTGCGCGCGCTGCTGGCGGCTGCGCTGCAGCAGGACGGCGGGCGCTACCTCACGCCCTACGCCTTCGTGCGCGCCATCAAGAAGGGCGGCACGCGCGCGCCGGGCCGTGCCGATGCGCGGGCCGTGCGCCTGCTCACCATCCACGGCGCCAAGGGGCTGGAGGCGCACAGCGTGCTGCTGCTCGACACCGATGCGCGGGGGCAGAAGGCCGAGACCATGGGCGTGCTGGTGGACTGGCCCGGCGAGCAGGCGCTGCCCCGGCGCTTCATCTTCCTGGCCAGCGAGTCGAACCCGCCGCCCAGCAGCCGGGACACGCTGGCCTTCGAGCAGGCCGAGCGCCAGCGCGAGGAACTCAACACGCTCTATGTGGCCATCACACGCGCCAAGCAGTGCCTGGCGCTGTCGTCGGTACAGCCGGCCAGCCCCGCGCCCGGCAGCTGGTGGGCGCGCCTGGCGCCGCTCATGCAGGACGTGCCCGGCCCGCTCGCGGCGGACGGCCCGGGCGCGCAGCCAACGGCCGACGGTGCGGTCACTCTGCTGGAGCTGCCCGTGCTGCCCCCGGAGCTGCAGTGCGCGGCACCCGCCGTGCCCGGGGCCGGCGAAGACACCCTGGCCTCGCGCCAGGGCCAGGCCATGCATGAACTGCTGGAGCAGGTGGGCGCCGCGGGCGTGCCGCTGCGGCAGGCGCGTGAACAGGGCTGGAGCGCCGAACGCATCGCGTGGCTGGCGCGCGGCCACGACCTGCCCCTGGCCGCGGCCCAGGCGGCTGCGGCCATGGCGCGGCGCATCCTGGCGGGCGAGGGCGCCTGGGCCTGGGACGACGCGGCCGTGGAACTGGCCCTGAACGAGGCGCCGCTGCAGCACCAGGGCCAGAGCCTGCGCCTGGACCGCCTCGTGCGTCTGCGCGGGGAAGGGCGCCAGGGCGCGCGCTGGTGGGTGCTGGACTACAAGAGCGCCGCCGAGCCCGAACGCCAGCCGCAGCTCATGGCCCAGCTGCGCCGCTACCGCGAGGCGGTGCAGGCCCAGGTACCGGGCGAGCGCGTGGCGGCCGCCTTCCTGAGCGGCGACGGGCGGCTGGTGCCGCTGCTAGCGGAGGGCGCCGGCCCGCCTTCCATGGCCACGCTGGCGCCTGGCGCCCAGGGCGCCCTGTTCTGA
- the trxA gene encoding thioredoxin TrxA, with translation MASELIKHLSDASFEADVLKAGTPVLVDYWAEWCGPCKMIAPILDEVAGTYQGKLQVAKMNVDENREIPAKFGIRGIPTLMLFKDGQLAATKVGAMSKAQLTAFIDQQLA, from the coding sequence ATGGCCAGCGAACTCATCAAACATCTTTCCGACGCAAGTTTCGAAGCCGACGTGCTCAAGGCCGGCACCCCGGTGCTGGTGGACTACTGGGCCGAGTGGTGCGGCCCCTGCAAGATGATCGCCCCCATCCTCGACGAGGTGGCCGGCACCTACCAGGGCAAGCTGCAGGTTGCCAAGATGAACGTGGACGAGAACCGCGAAATCCCCGCCAAGTTCGGCATTCGCGGCATTCCCACGCTGATGCTGTTCAAGGACGGCCAGCTCGCCGCCACCAAGGTCGGCGCCATGAGCAAGGCCCAGCTCACCGCGTTCATCGACCAGCAACTGGCCTGA
- a CDS encoding TetR/AcrR family transcriptional regulator: MNDAAASVGAEHRSRLLEGMARAIADKGYAGTTIADIVREASVSRRTFYEHFEDKAQGFIALYEAASGRAFSVLRAAIDPQAAWQAQAEQVLGAYLDALSANPVLLRTLFIEILGLGASGLAARRRANQQLADLMLEVVNRPPGGARRGAPLQPTMAMAVVGGIHEMVLQSIEQGRAGALRELVAPAAALLRAAAAADPAGR; this comes from the coding sequence ATGAATGACGCTGCCGCCAGTGTGGGTGCCGAGCACCGTTCCCGACTGCTTGAGGGCATGGCCCGGGCCATTGCCGACAAGGGCTACGCGGGCACGACCATCGCCGACATCGTGCGCGAGGCCAGCGTGTCGCGGCGGACGTTCTACGAACACTTCGAGGACAAGGCGCAGGGCTTCATCGCGCTCTACGAGGCGGCCAGCGGCCGGGCGTTCTCCGTCCTGCGCGCAGCCATCGACCCCCAGGCCGCATGGCAGGCCCAGGCGGAGCAGGTCCTGGGGGCCTACCTGGATGCGCTGTCGGCCAATCCCGTCCTGCTGCGCACCCTGTTCATCGAGATCCTGGGGCTCGGGGCTTCCGGGCTGGCGGCGCGGCGCCGGGCCAACCAGCAGTTGGCAGACCTGATGCTGGAGGTCGTGAACCGCCCGCCCGGCGGTGCCCGGCGCGGCGCGCCATTGCAACCCACGATGGCCATGGCGGTGGTGGGCGGCATCCACGAGATGGTCCTGCAGTCCATCGAGCAGGGGCGCGCGGGGGCGCTGCGGGAACTGGTTGCCCCGGCTGCGGCCCTGCTACGGGCCGCGGCGGCGGCCGATCCGGCCGGCCGGTGA
- a CDS encoding DUF7716 domain-containing protein, producing the protein MPRARHTPPLQTLRGILRQPDTHAGWLYLKPGDWTLDTTGFFYGADIDLAPEDEAALRAQLEAAGWVCTVSSEDIEDAIANTCDQLDAPSDAELLRAVRYFYDHDAFMDWDAPHQP; encoded by the coding sequence ATGCCCCGCGCCCGCCACACACCGCCTCTGCAAACCCTGCGCGGCATCCTGCGCCAGCCCGATACCCATGCGGGCTGGCTGTACCTGAAGCCGGGCGACTGGACGCTGGACACCACCGGCTTCTTCTACGGCGCCGACATTGACCTCGCCCCCGAGGACGAAGCCGCCCTGCGCGCGCAGCTCGAGGCCGCAGGGTGGGTATGCACCGTGAGCAGCGAAGACATCGAGGACGCCATTGCCAACACCTGCGACCAGCTCGATGCGCCCAGCGATGCCGAGTTGCTGCGCGCCGTGCGCTACTTCTACGACCACGATGCGTTCATGGACTGGGACGCACCCCACCAGCCATGA
- a CDS encoding LysR family transcriptional regulator has product MKHIKFDMGELMAFVVTAEKSSFRLAAEALFLSPPALSRRVERLEAALGARLLERTTRHVKLTAVGHDFLHEARAALTGLEEAVQRVGDQLQLRRGRVTVACIPSVANHLLPRVLGAFAASQPEVQVHVIDESARQVLDAVQRGDADFGVSFTGSQDSSLRFEALTRERYVLAMPRSHAWAERSEIGWSELAGQRLVSVSHQSGNRVLLDQVMAELPHQPVAWHECNHVTGALALVEAGLGLAAIPQLALRQDHPAVCGVPLTAPDVWRTLGLLQRRDRVLNPTAEALRQCLMHAHVFG; this is encoded by the coding sequence ATGAAACACATCAAATTCGACATGGGGGAGCTGATGGCCTTCGTTGTCACGGCCGAGAAGTCGAGCTTTCGCCTGGCAGCGGAAGCGCTCTTCCTGTCTCCTCCGGCCCTGAGCAGGCGGGTCGAGCGGCTGGAGGCGGCCCTCGGCGCAAGGCTGCTGGAACGCACTACGCGGCACGTGAAGTTGACAGCGGTGGGGCACGATTTCCTGCACGAGGCCCGCGCAGCCCTGACGGGCCTGGAGGAAGCAGTGCAGCGGGTGGGCGATCAGCTGCAGCTGCGCCGCGGACGCGTGACGGTTGCCTGCATCCCCTCCGTGGCGAACCACCTGCTGCCGCGTGTGCTGGGAGCATTCGCAGCCAGCCAACCCGAGGTGCAGGTGCATGTCATCGACGAGAGTGCTCGCCAGGTGCTGGACGCCGTCCAGAGAGGCGATGCAGACTTCGGCGTGAGCTTCACCGGCAGCCAGGATTCATCGCTGCGCTTCGAAGCACTGACGCGTGAGCGCTATGTGCTGGCCATGCCACGCAGCCATGCCTGGGCGGAGCGCTCGGAGATAGGCTGGTCGGAGCTGGCGGGGCAGCGGTTGGTGTCCGTGTCCCACCAAAGCGGCAACCGGGTGCTGCTGGACCAGGTGATGGCTGAACTGCCCCATCAGCCCGTGGCCTGGCATGAGTGCAACCATGTCACGGGCGCGTTGGCGCTGGTGGAGGCCGGCCTGGGGCTGGCAGCCATCCCCCAACTGGCTCTGCGGCAAGATCATCCCGCAGTCTGCGGAGTGCCACTGACCGCGCCGGACGTATGGCGCACGCTGGGCCTTCTGCAGCGACGCGACCGTGTCCTGAACCCGACGGCCGAGGCACTGCGGCAGTGCCTGATGCACGCACATGTCTTCGGCTGA
- a CDS encoding TIGR03862 family flavoprotein, which translates to MPDALTDSLDPSLSSLSCDAAVIGGGPAGLMAAEALAQAGVAVQVFDAMPSVGRKFLLAGKGGLNLTHSEPFEPFAARFGARRAQIEPLLARFGAEALRAWAHGLGVDTFVGTSGRVFPTDMKAAPLLRAWLHRLRGMGVQFHMRHRWLGWGPGGALRFAAPQGERFVAARATVLALGGASWPRLGSDAAWVPLLAERGVAIAPLQPANCGFDVPRVDAPVGETRRDFFRELIGRGPAPARGWTPFFAEHFAGQPFKSVALSFTDSQGRHFARRGEFVATATGVEGSLVYAVSSLLRDEIAAHGHATFLLDLLPDHTPERVLAEVRHPRGARSLSSHLKGRLGLDGIKAAILHEQLGKGGVQDLVALARAIKALPVTVVAARPVAEAISTAGGVAFEALDGHLMLDALPGVFCAGEMLDWEAPTGGYLLTASCATGRAAGEGAAHWLKLQK; encoded by the coding sequence ATGCCCGATGCATTGACCGATTCCCTTGATCCTTCTCTTTCATCCCTGTCCTGCGACGCCGCCGTCATCGGCGGCGGGCCGGCCGGCCTCATGGCGGCCGAGGCGCTGGCCCAGGCCGGCGTGGCCGTGCAGGTGTTCGACGCCATGCCCTCCGTGGGGCGCAAGTTCCTGCTCGCGGGCAAGGGCGGGCTGAACCTCACGCACTCCGAGCCGTTCGAGCCCTTTGCCGCCCGCTTCGGCGCGCGCCGCGCGCAGATCGAGCCGCTGCTCGCGCGCTTCGGCGCCGAGGCACTGCGCGCCTGGGCGCATGGCCTGGGGGTGGACACCTTCGTGGGCACCTCGGGCCGTGTCTTTCCCACCGACATGAAGGCCGCGCCGCTGCTGCGCGCCTGGCTGCACCGGCTGCGCGGCATGGGCGTGCAGTTCCACATGCGCCACCGCTGGCTGGGCTGGGGGCCGGGTGGTGCCCTGCGCTTTGCCGCGCCGCAGGGCGAGCGCTTCGTCGCCGCGCGTGCCACGGTGCTGGCACTGGGCGGCGCGAGCTGGCCGCGCCTGGGTTCCGACGCGGCCTGGGTGCCGCTGCTGGCCGAGCGGGGTGTGGCGATCGCCCCCCTGCAGCCGGCCAACTGCGGCTTCGACGTGCCGCGCGTGGATGCGCCCGTGGGCGAGACGCGGCGCGACTTCTTCCGCGAGCTGATCGGCCGGGGCCCCGCGCCCGCCAGGGGCTGGACGCCGTTCTTCGCCGAGCACTTCGCGGGCCAGCCCTTCAAGTCGGTGGCCCTGTCGTTCACCGACAGCCAGGGCCGCCACTTTGCACGGCGCGGGGAGTTCGTGGCCACGGCCACGGGCGTGGAGGGCAGCCTGGTCTACGCCGTCTCCAGCCTGCTGCGCGACGAGATCGCCGCGCACGGCCACGCGACCTTCCTGCTCGACCTGCTGCCCGACCATACGCCCGAGCGCGTGCTGGCCGAGGTGCGCCACCCGCGCGGCGCGCGCAGCCTGTCCAGCCATCTCAAGGGGCGGCTGGGGCTGGATGGCATCAAGGCGGCGATCCTGCATGAGCAGTTGGGCAAGGGCGGCGTGCAGGATCTGGTGGCGCTGGCCCGGGCGATCAAGGCGCTACCCGTCACGGTGGTGGCCGCGCGGCCCGTGGCGGAGGCCATCAGCACGGCGGGCGGCGTGGCCTTCGAGGCACTGGACGGCCACCTCATGCTGGACGCGCTGCCGGGCGTGTTCTGTGCGGGCGAGATGCTCGACTGGGAGGCTCCCACGGGGGGCTACCTGCTCACCGCCAGCTGCGCCACCGGACGCGCGGCGGGAGAGGGAGCCGCGCATTGGTTGAAGCTTCAAAAGTGA